DNA sequence from the Desertifilum tharense IPPAS B-1220 genome:
AAAGTTTGAACAACAGAAGTGAGAAAGTAGGCTATCATCTCCAGCAATTTAATCTTAATTCCATTTCTCTAAATGTAGGGAAATAATGCGATCTCGTTTTTAACGTTTAATTAGACCTATCTACTTACCTGCAATTACGAGAGTTTATTGCCGAGCGATCGCATCTGGGTAACTACTTTTTTATTTGACGCTTAATTAAGCCCACCTACTCAAAAGCGATGAATATTGTTGAATCATAAAAAAACTCCCCAACGGTTTGAGCATTGGGGAGGGAAAACGCAGGTGTTTGGAAAAACGAAAGACAGAACCTAGAAGAAAGTTGGTGTTATTTCAAATAATGTGGTTGTACCGCTAATTTCGTTAGCGACGGCTAGCAGAGGATTGGCAATTGGACTATCGGAACCGGGGATAAAGATGAGTCCTTCTGGGCCTAAATCTTTAGCAGTTCCAGCGACGGCATTGCCTGTAAAGTCGCGGTTGTTGATGTACTGGACGAACAACGGGTTAAACGGATCGGTGATATCGTACGTCATGACGCCGCCGACTCGTTCTAAGCCGATAAAGGCAAAAGTGCGATCGCCTACAGTCCCTAAAACGACGCCTTCGGGTTCTGGCCCTTTATCATCGCTGCGGGTATCGAAGGAATTGTTCTCGCTATTGGTTGAGTTAAAGTAATTGGGGATGAGTTCGGCGGTTATGCGTTCAAAGTCATTACCGCTATCGTAAACGAGTTGCAGACCTGTGGCAGTGACTCGGAAAATAGAGAACGACCGACCCCCAAAGGCGTAGAGTTCCTCATACTGCCCGTTACCGTTAGTATCGCCTAATGCATTGGTTACGCGCAAACGTCCCAAGGCGCTATTGAGTTTTAAGGCTGCCGCATCTGGGAAAAATTCGGGGTTTAATGTCAATTGTCCAACGCGAACTTCTTCATTAAACCCACTGTAAGCGCGGGCATCACCTTCGTTAGCGGTGACAATGAAAGTCTGACCATTGCGTTCGTAGACTGCGATCGCATCTGGCTGATACATCCCAAAAATTGGCCAATTGCGGATATTAATGCCACCATCGCGATCGCTAGCATCTAATCCATTATTCACATTTAGGTTACGGATAATCCCCAACCCAGTACGAATCGTTGGATTATCCCCAAAATCATTATCGTTGAGAACCGCGATCGTCCCCTCGTCAATCAGCGCCAATCCTTCCGGCTTATCGGTGAAATCGTACCCCAAAGCCGTTAAATCTGCATAGATTTCCTTGGGAACGGGTTTAATATTTTTAGTCGCCAGTTGTGCAGGCGTTAGGCTGTCAAAGGTTTCCCCAGCTTCTAAAACCGTACTCGGTAAGGTTTGGAGATTCGTTGCCTCATTAAGGTTAATCCGGAAAACCTTCTTTTGGGAAGTCTGACCAAATCCGGAGTCCCGTTCAATAACGAGGAATTGTCCATTCCCCAGCGCGACTGCATCTCCAATCTTGTCACTCGGATCGTTTGCCGCATTGCCCACATCCTCTTGAATATATAAGTATTCGCCCGTTGTCGTTTTAGTGGCAACATCAAATTCCAAAATCCGAATCGTGGCTGTTGCTGTGGAAACAGGATTCTGTAGAGGAGATTGCATGAAGGCATAAATTTTGCCATCCTCATAAGCTACTGCTTCAAAACCGCGATTCGGTCGCCGTTTAGCATAATCAGCAGGTAAAGCGGGGGTTCCCACTTCTGAGGGAAGTCCTTCAGGCACGTAACGTTCAATTAAAGTCCCATCTGCGGCAAAGTGATAGATTGAAGGGCGATATTCGTCCACAATCCAAAATGTCCCATCTGGGGCGATAACGACCCCTTCAGCATCAATTCCTAGCGGATCGGGAGGAATTGGGTTTCCTTGCGGATCGACGGCGGGTAAATCTGGATCTCGACCCGGAAGATTCGGGATAACGGTTAGAGGGGTACCGTCAGGACGCTTGAGGCCAATTTGCTCGGTAATCTCTAGTGTACCGTTTGGAGTGAGTTCAAAGCGCACTAAAGCAGGTTGAAAGTCAGGGATTAAAAAGATGCGATTTCCCTGGGCATCTTGAGTATTGCCCAAACCGCGATCGCTAACGGTGACAAACTTAAGATTCTGGGTGGTTGCGTCTTTGCCCTCGTAATATAATGCGCTGAAACCGCCTAAACGGATGTCACGACCTGCAACGGTATCCAAAACGGGTAAGCTTTCCTCAGCAAAGAAATAGGTGTTTAAGGAAAGTTGGGCGCTATGGTCTTTATAACCCAGGGGGAAAATATCGGTAATCTGTCCAGTCGTCAGATCCAAACGGGCGATCGCATTATTCTCCTGGAGGGCGATAAACGCCGTTTTAGAGTCGCTGGTGACTGCAATGTACTCCGGTTCAACGTCCTGGGCTACGGTGGCATTGGGGCCGAAAATTCGCACCCCAGAGGCGATTAATTCTTCCCTACGAGCATTAAAAGCCCGGAAATCTGCGGTTGTCACCGTCGCATTAGCAACCCCGTTAGCAATATTGATAATGCTGACCGATCCTTCTGGATCGAC
Encoded proteins:
- a CDS encoding choice-of-anchor I family protein, producing MAIINGTPGNDLLVGTPEADLIFALPGNDTVFGQEGDDQIYGNQGSDLLFGNQGNDTLYGGKDNDTLYGGRDNDVLFGNTGDDWINGNLGDDTIYGGKGNDVIRGGKGNDRIFGDRGNDVLYGDRGNDTLTGGEGRDLFVLQAGLEGTNTITDFTPGEDLIGLAGGLSFANLEITQQGSATAIRDRNSGTTLAILQGINATQLSAADFTTNLTPISTATPAPTPTPSIVPPVRPPIRPQPDPEPQPEPVLDSIELSVLGTYATGVYNQGAAEIPAYDPVTQRLFVVNANSATVDIIDASNPSNLSLIKSIDIPALASGFGDANSVAVNNGIVAVAVENENKQAPGSVVFFDTDGNALKIVQVGALPDMLTFTPDGTKVLVANEGEPNDDYTVDPEGSVSIINIANGVANATVTTADFRAFNARREELIASGVRIFGPNATVAQDVEPEYIAVTSDSKTAFIALQENNAIARLDLTTGQITDIFPLGYKDHSAQLSLNTYFFAEESLPVLDTVAGRDIRLGGFSALYYEGKDATTQNLKFVTVSDRGLGNTQDAQGNRIFLIPDFQPALVRFELTPNGTLEITEQIGLKRPDGTPLTVIPNLPGRDPDLPAVDPQGNPIPPDPLGIDAEGVVIAPDGTFWIVDEYRPSIYHFAADGTLIERYVPEGLPSEVGTPALPADYAKRRPNRGFEAVAYEDGKIYAFMQSPLQNPVSTATATIRILEFDVATKTTTGEYLYIQEDVGNAANDPSDKIGDAVALGNGQFLVIERDSGFGQTSQKKVFRINLNEATNLQTLPSTVLEAGETFDSLTPAQLATKNIKPVPKEIYADLTALGYDFTDKPEGLALIDEGTIAVLNDNDFGDNPTIRTGLGIIRNLNVNNGLDASDRDGGINIRNWPIFGMYQPDAIAVYERNGQTFIVTANEGDARAYSGFNEEVRVGQLTLNPEFFPDAAALKLNSALGRLRVTNALGDTNGNGQYEELYAFGGRSFSIFRVTATGLQLVYDSGNDFERITAELIPNYFNSTNSENNSFDTRSDDKGPEPEGVVLGTVGDRTFAFIGLERVGGVMTYDITDPFNPLFVQYINNRDFTGNAVAGTAKDLGPEGLIFIPGSDSPIANPLLAVANEISGTTTLFEITPTFF